In Sulfurihydrogenibium subterraneum DSM 15120, a single window of DNA contains:
- a CDS encoding pyridoxal phosphate-dependent aminotransferase: MELSNRIKKIKPSQTLAITAKANELKAKGVDIISFGAGEPDFDTPDFVKEAAIKALKEGKTKYTAAAGIPQLREAIAQKLKNRNNIDYSPSEVIVVPGAKMGLYEIFAILLNPGDEVIVPAPYWVSYTEQIALNDGESVIPQLSEENGFILTADIVESSITPKTKALVLNSPSNPTGAVIPKKELEKIAEVCLKHNIMIISDECYEEFSYGEPHVSIASLSREVREITFTVGAFSKSYSMTGWRLGWVAAPEKYIKAMTNIQSQTISNPTTFAQYGALEALKDNGQFPAMMRNEFVKRRDYIVEALNSIKGVRCIKPEGAFYAFPNVSYYIKGNIKNDVDLSAYLLEEGKVAVVPGSAFGKEGYIRLSYATSMENIKEGVERIKQALEKLG, from the coding sequence ATGGAGCTATCTAACAGAATTAAAAAGATTAAACCTTCTCAAACACTTGCAATTACAGCAAAAGCTAACGAGTTAAAAGCAAAAGGGGTGGATATTATAAGTTTTGGAGCTGGAGAGCCAGACTTTGACACGCCAGATTTTGTAAAAGAGGCAGCTATAAAAGCATTAAAAGAAGGAAAAACAAAGTATACAGCAGCAGCCGGAATACCACAGCTAAGAGAGGCAATAGCACAGAAGTTAAAAAATAGAAATAACATAGATTACTCTCCATCTGAGGTTATAGTAGTTCCTGGAGCAAAAATGGGATTGTATGAAATATTTGCAATTCTTTTAAACCCCGGAGATGAGGTAATAGTCCCAGCTCCTTACTGGGTTTCTTATACAGAACAGATAGCATTAAACGACGGAGAGTCTGTAATACCGCAACTATCAGAAGAAAACGGATTTATATTAACTGCTGATATAGTAGAGTCTTCAATAACTCCAAAAACAAAGGCACTTGTATTAAACAGCCCTTCAAACCCAACAGGAGCAGTAATACCAAAAAAAGAGTTAGAAAAAATAGCAGAAGTTTGTTTAAAACATAACATAATGATTATATCTGACGAATGTTATGAAGAGTTTTCTTACGGAGAGCCTCACGTAAGTATAGCTTCTTTATCAAGGGAAGTTAGAGAGATAACCTTTACAGTTGGAGCTTTCTCAAAATCCTACTCTATGACAGGTTGGAGACTTGGATGGGTTGCAGCTCCTGAAAAGTATATAAAAGCTATGACAAACATTCAAAGCCAGACTATCTCAAATCCTACAACCTTTGCCCAGTATGGGGCTCTTGAGGCTTTAAAGGACAACGGACAGTTTCCTGCAATGATGAGAAACGAGTTTGTAAAAAGAAGAGATTATATAGTTGAAGCTCTAAACAGTATAAAAGGAGTTAGATGTATAAAACCAGAAGGAGCTTTCTATGCATTTCCTAATGTATCTTATTATATAAAAGGGAATATAAAAAACGATGTAGACCTCTCAGCTTATCTACTGGAAGAAGGTAAAGTAGCGGTAGTTCCTGGTTCCGCTTTCGGTAAAGAAGGCTATATTAGACTATCTTATGCTACATCTATGGAAAACATAAAAGAAGGAGTAGAAAGAATAAAACAAGCTCTTGAAAAGTTAGGATAG
- a CDS encoding thioredoxin family protein — MKKFLIGLYIVGLLLFGCNKQPSEPKFTVDPNPVIKQSIESKKNLIVIFESETCQYCDKLNKEVLKDMEVKQSLVKNGIEIAIVDVNGSRKVLDPEGKKEVDEKTLAGIYRVTGYPTIAVFNPDKNYELIGVIPGYIPKDYFIKLSDYVGSKCYEKTEFQKYIENGGKC; from the coding sequence ATGAAAAAGTTTTTAATTGGACTTTATATAGTTGGTTTGCTTTTATTTGGATGTAATAAACAACCTTCTGAACCAAAGTTTACAGTAGACCCTAACCCTGTTATAAAACAGTCTATTGAAAGTAAAAAAAATCTTATTGTAATTTTTGAGTCTGAAACCTGCCAGTATTGTGATAAGTTAAACAAAGAAGTATTAAAAGATATGGAAGTTAAACAAAGCTTAGTAAAAAATGGTATAGAAATTGCAATAGTTGATGTTAATGGCAGTAGAAAAGTTTTAGACCCAGAAGGTAAAAAAGAAGTTGACGAAAAAACTTTAGCTGGAATTTACAGAGTTACAGGCTATCCTACTATAGCTGTATTTAATCCAGATAAAAATTATGAACTTATTGGAGTTATACCTGGCTACATACCAAAAGATTACTTTATAAAACTTAGCGACTATGTAGGGTCTAAATGTTATGAAAAAACAGAGTTTCAAAAATATATAGAAAATGGAGGAAAGTGTTGA